In Candidatus Nitronauta litoralis, one DNA window encodes the following:
- a CDS encoding FTR1 family iron permease, protein MPFLLQVMFLKRILKASIFVSLLLVQSLAYAEDSTESTEQTPAQIVQEIQTILTETQTAYKDKDSSTARLAAMDAYLVYEGIEPALINKDKELGKGLEQTFGKLQGQIKSDAPLEKVNTIIAELNAGLKKALPLLEEKMGFESQFINSFGIIVREGFEAILILAALITFLIKSKNQDKVRHIWIGVVLAVVASLFTAWLLETVFEMGAASREVMEGWIMLLAVVMLFWVSYWLVSKVEASKWQAYISGKMKDAIGTGNTFTLGMVAFISVYREGFETVLFYKALFIQAGESASGILPGFLFGCLVLVIVYFLIYKMGIRIPVKWFFIATSALLAFMAFMFMGKGLHELQMGNALSITPVTWAPEFAELGMYATIETFIGQVILLVAYIIAIAITLRSKLEGKVKPQTS, encoded by the coding sequence GTGCCTTTTTTATTACAAGTCATGTTTTTAAAACGCATCCTTAAAGCATCCATATTCGTCAGTCTTCTTCTTGTTCAAAGCCTGGCTTATGCAGAAGATTCAACTGAATCAACAGAGCAAACACCCGCCCAGATAGTCCAGGAAATCCAGACTATTCTTACCGAAACCCAGACTGCCTATAAAGACAAGGACAGTTCAACGGCAAGACTTGCCGCCATGGACGCCTATCTCGTTTATGAGGGAATAGAACCCGCACTGATCAACAAGGATAAAGAATTGGGAAAAGGGTTAGAACAGACCTTCGGCAAGTTGCAGGGACAAATCAAAAGCGATGCTCCCCTCGAAAAGGTCAATACCATTATCGCTGAGCTCAATGCTGGGTTAAAAAAAGCCCTTCCCCTGCTCGAAGAAAAAATGGGATTCGAAAGTCAGTTCATCAATTCTTTCGGAATCATCGTTCGCGAAGGTTTTGAAGCCATATTGATCCTTGCCGCCCTCATCACCTTCCTCATCAAATCAAAAAATCAGGACAAGGTCCGGCACATCTGGATTGGCGTGGTCCTGGCGGTGGTCGCCAGCCTCTTTACCGCATGGTTACTGGAAACAGTGTTTGAAATGGGAGCCGCCAGCCGGGAAGTGATGGAAGGATGGATAATGTTGCTAGCTGTCGTCATGCTGTTCTGGGTGAGTTATTGGCTGGTTTCAAAAGTTGAAGCCTCAAAATGGCAGGCTTACATATCCGGTAAAATGAAAGATGCAATTGGAACTGGGAACACATTCACCTTAGGCATGGTGGCGTTTATTTCGGTTTACAGGGAAGGATTTGAAACGGTACTTTTTTACAAGGCGTTGTTCATCCAGGCTGGTGAATCGGCCAGCGGCATCCTGCCCGGTTTTCTTTTCGGCTGCCTGGTGTTGGTAATCGTCTATTTCCTGATTTATAAAATGGGAATTCGAATCCCGGTCAAATGGTTCTTTATTGCCACCAGTGCTCTACTTGCCTTCATGGCTTTTATGTTCATGGGCAAGGGATTGCATGAACTACAGATGGGGAACGCTCTCTCAATCACACCAGTCACCTGGGCGCCCGAATTTGCCGAACTAGGGATGTACGCCACAATCGAAACCTTCATTGGACAGGTCATTCTCCTTGTAGCCTACATAATAGCAATAGCAATCACCCTCCGTTCCAAACTTGAAGGAAAAGTAAAACCACAGACTTCCTAA